The Flavobacterium sp. 20NA77.7 genome includes the window AAAAATTGGGCTTTATTATTGCTTACTCTTGTACTTCACTATCTGTATCGGGAGTAAAATTTACATCCGTAGCCTCTCCATCAATGTAGTCCGCATCAATATCTTCATCTGACTCTTCTTCGCGCATTACTTTCGTGACCGCTGCAATTGAATCTGCTCCTTTGATATTAATTAAACGAACTCCTTGAGTTGCTCTACCCATTACACGTAAGTCAGATACTTTCATTCTTATTGTTAATCCAGACTTATTTATAATCATTAAATCATCTTCATCTGTTACATCGTTAATAGAAATTAATTGACCTGTTTTTTCTGTGATGTTCAATGTTTTAACACCTTTACCTCCACGATTTGTTATTCTGTACACATCTTCTCCGTCTTCATCTACTACGCGGGTACGTTTTCCATATCCGTTTTCAGTAACAACCAAAATTTGAGATTCATTAACCTGATCTCTATCAACTGAAACCATTCCAATTACCTCATCTTTGGCATCAGCTAGAGTTATTCCTCTAACTCCAGAAGCAGTTCTACCCATTGGGCGTGTTTTCTCTTCTTCAAAACGAACTAATTTTCCTGATTTTACTGCAATTAACACTTGGCTGTTACCTGTGGTTAATTTTGCTCCAATTAATTCGTCGTCCTCTCTAATTGTAATAGCATTTATACCATTTTGACGTGGACGAGAATATTGTTCTAAAGGCGTTTTCTTCACTTGGCCTTGCTTAGTAGCCATAATCACAAAGTGATTGTTAATGTACTCTTCATCTTTAAGATCTTGTGTACAAATAAATGCTTTTACTTTGTCGTCTTGCTCTATATTTATCAAGTTTTGAATTGCTCTACCTTTACTTGCTTTGCTTCCTTCAGGAATTTCAAACACACGCATCCAGAAACATTTTCCTTTTTGTGTAAAGAACAATAGATATTGGTGGTTTGTAGCTACAAATAAATGTTCTAAGAAATCTTGATCTCTAGTAGCTGAACCTTTTTGTCCAACTCCACCTCTATTTTGTGTTTTGTATTCAGATAATGAGGTACGTTTAATATAACCTGCATGAGAAATAGTAATTACTACGTTTTCATCGGCAATTAAATCTTCAATGCTTACATCGCCACCTGCATATTCAATTTGAGAACGACGTGCATCACCATATTTATCTTTAATTTCGTTTAATTCATCTTTAATTAATTGCATTCTTAATTCTTTACTCGCTAGTAATTCTTTTAAATGTGCAATTAATTTCATTATTTCGTCATATTCAGCTCTTAACTTATCTTGTTCTAGACCTGTTAACTGACGTAGACGCATTTCAACGATGGCACGCGCTTGCAATTCAGAAAGTTTAAAACGCTCTATTAATTTTGTTCTAGCTTCGTCTCCATCTTTAGAACTTCTAATTAATGCAATTACTTCATCAATATTATCTGAAGCAATAATTAATCCTTCTAAGATATGCGCTCTTTCTTCAGCCTTACGTAAATCGTATTGTGCTCTTCTAACAACTACTTCATGACGGTGTTCAACAAAATAATGAATCAAATCTTTAAGATTCAACATTTGTGGTCTTCCATTAACTAAAGCAATATTATTTACACTGAATGATGATTGTAATTGTGTATACTTATAAAGTGTATTGAGCACCACATTAGGAACAGCATCGCGTTTTAGTTCATACACAATACGCATACCATTTCTATCCGATTCATCTCTAATGGTAGAGATTCCTTCAATTCTCTTATCATTTACTAAATCAGCCGTTTTCTTAATCATTTCAGCCTTATTCACTTGGTAAGGAATTTCAGTAACAATGATAGATTCTCTACCATTTACTTCTTCAAAACCAGCTTTGGCACGCATAACGATTCTTCCTCTACCCGTTTTAAAGGCTTCTTTAACACCTTCATACCCATAAATAACACCCCCTGTTGGAAAATCAGGAGCTTTAACATATTTAATTAGCTCATCGATTTCAATTTCATTGTCATCAATATAAGCTAATGTCCCATCAATAACTTCTGTTAAATTATGAGGAGGCATATTTGTCGCCATACCTACAGCAATACCAGAAGCACCATTGATTAATAAATTTGGAACACGTGTTGGTAATACTTTTGGTTCTTGTAAAGAATCATCAAAATTTAATTGAAAATCAACAGTTTCTTTTTCAATATCTGCCAACATGTCTTCTGATATTTTTTGCATTCTAGCCTCAGTATAACGCATTGCAGCGGGGCTATCTCCATCGACAGAACCAAAGTTTCCTTGTCCGTCAACCATTAAATATCTTAAACTCCATTCTTGAGCCATACGAACCATAGCATCATATACCGATGTATCGCCATGTGGGTGATATTTACCTAATACTTCCCCAACAATTCTAGCAGATTTCTTATAAGATCTATTTGAAAGCACTCCTAGTTCATACATTCCATATAAAACTCTTCTATGCACTGGTTTTAAACCATCTCTCACATCAGGAAGTGCTCTAGATACAATTACCGACATCGAATAATCGATGTAGGCTGACTTCATTTCGTCTTCAATGTTAATTGGTATTAACTTTTCTCCTTCAGACATACGTATTTATTTAATTTTTATTCGATTTTATAAAACGTGCCAATATACGATATTTTGCTTTTTTTTGACTACTAATTATCAATAAAATTCAAATACTTATCAACAATTATTAGTTGTTTTTTTAATAAAATAAAACAGCTAAGATTTTTATTTTTCATTTTTTTTTTGTCAATTAGCAAATGTAAGTAGCCCTATTGTATAGCCGCACTTATTTTAGTAATTTTACAAGAGATTTTTTAATGATTTTATGGAAGATAATTTTTCACCTAGAGTAAAAGACGTAATCTATTACAGTAAAGAAGAAGCTTTACGACTAGGTCATGATTTTATTGGGACTGAGCATCTTATACTAGGGTTACTTAGAGACGGAAATGGAAGCGCAATAGATATTCTTAATGCTCTTCAAATTAATTTTGAAGTATTACGAAAAAAAGTAGAGCTGTTAAGTCCAGCTAACCCTAGCGCCGACTTAAGTAATGATAAAAAGAATTTGCACTTGACGCGACAAGCAGAAAGAGCACTAAAATATACTTTTTTAGAAGCAAAACTTTTCAACACTACTTCTATAAGTACTGCATTATTATTGTTGTGTGTGTTAAAAAACGACAATGATCCCACAACAAAATTGCTCAATAAATTAAAAATAAATTACGAAAATGTAAAAGAAGTATACGTCAATATGAATGAAAGCGAAGATATATTAAAAAACACCCCTAGAGCAGAATCTTATGACGACTCTGGAGAAGAAAATTTTAAAGATAGCGGAATGGGTTCAGCTGCAAGTGGAAGCAACACTAAAACCAACAAAAAATCAAAAACACCGGTTTTAGATAATTTTGGGAGAGATCTTACAGAACTCGCTGAAGAAGGAAAATTAGATCCTGTAGTAGGAAGAGAGAAAGAAATTGAACGTGTATCTCAAATTTTAAGTCGAAGAAAAAAGAATAATCCACTATTAATAGGAGAACCTGGTGTGGGTAAATCTGCCATAGCTGAAGGCTTAGCATTAATGATTATTAAGAAAAAAGTTTCTCGTATTTTATTCAACAAAAGAGTTGTAACTTTAGATTTAGCTTCGTTAGTAGCAGGTACTAAATACAGAGGTCAATTTGAAGAACGCATGAAAGCGGTAATGAATGAACTTGAAAAAAATGATGACATCATTCTATTTATTGACGAAATTCACACCATTGTAGGCGCAGGCGGCGCTACCGGCTCTTTAGATGCTTCTAATATGTTTAAACCTGCTTTAGCTAGAGGTGAAATCCAATGTATTGGTGCAACTACACTTGATGAATACAGACAATACATAGAAAAAGATGGTGCACTTGAAAGAAGATTTCAAAAGGTAATTGTAGAACCTACCACCGTAGACGAAACAATTATCATTTTAAATAATATTAAAGGAAAATATGAAGATCATCATAACGTTATCTTTACACCTGAAGCTATTGAAGCCTGTGTAAAACTTACCAACCGTTACATGACTGATCGCTTTCTTCCAGACAAAGCTATTGACGCTTTAGACGAAGCGGGTTCTCGTGTGCACATTACTAATATTGAAGTGCCAAAACAAATTTTGGAATTAGAAAAACAATTGGAAGAAGTTAAAGAACTTAAAAACAACGTTGTTAAAAAACAAAAATTTGAAGAAGCTGCTAAACTTCGTGATGATGAGAAAAAAATTGAAAAAGATTTAGCTATTGCGCAAGAAAAATGGGAAGAAGATTCAAAAAATAATCGTGTCGTAGTAACCGAAGACAATGTAGCCGATGTTGTATCTATGATGACAGGCATTCCTGTTAACCGAATTGCTCAAACCGAAAGTAATAAACTGGCCAAATTACCCGAACTTATTAAAGGAAAAGTAATTGGTCAAGATGAAGCCGTTCAAAAAATAGCTAAATCTATACAGCGAAATAGAGCGGGATTGAAAGACCCGAACAAGCCAATTGGTTCCTTTATATTCTTAGGCTCTACTGGTGTGGGAAAAACACAGCTAGCCAAAGTATTAGCCAAAGAATTATTTGACTCGGAAGAAGCTCTAGTAAGAATAGACATGAGCGAATACATGGAAAAATTTGCTATTTCTAGATTAGTAGGTGCTCCTCCGGGCTATGTAGGCTATGAAGAAGGCGGGCAATTAACCGAAAAAATTCGCAGAAAACCCTATTGCGTAGTTTTACTTGATGAAATCGAAAAAGCACATCCTGATGTGTTTAATATGCTTCTGCAAGTATTAGATGATGGTCATTTAACAGATAGTCTTGGACGAAAAATTGATTTTAGAAATACAATTATAATTATGACATCAAATATTGGTGCGCGTCAATTGAAAGATTTCGGTCAAGGTGTAGGATTTGGAACTGCAGCTAAAGTTGCTCAAACAGAAGAGCACAATAAAAGTGTAATTGAAAATGCACTAAAAAAGGCATTTGCTCCAGAATTTTTAAATCGTATTGATGATGTTATTGTATTTAATGCGTTAGAAAAACACGATATTGATAAAATTATTGATATTGAAATGGCTAAACTAACCGCTCGTATTAAAGAGTTGGGCTATGTTTTAAAATTATCTGAAAAAGCAAAAGATTTTATTGCTGAAAAAGGCTTTGACAAACAATTTGGTGCCAGACCATTAAAACGTGCCATTCAAAAATATGTTGAAGATGCCTTAGCTGAAGAAATAATTACTTCTAAAATTCACGAAGGAGATATTATTTTTATGGATTTAGATGAAGTATCACAAGAATTGATTATAAAAATAGAAAAAACAGAAAAACCTGCCAATTAGCAGGTTTTTTTTTATTTTATGATTGATTAAGTTTGCTATTTTTATAACCATAGGAAAAGTAAACTACTAATCCTATTACTAACCATCCTGAAAACCAAAGCCAATTAGAAATAGTCATTCCTGTTAACAAATAACTACATGAAATCAACCCTAACAAAGGTATTAACGAGAAATTTTTAGTAAAGGCTAATACAGACATGATTACACATACTACGTAAAATATAAGCAAAGGTAAATTAGTAGCTATTTTATCTTTTGAAAAATCGAGTATATCTATAAAATAGGTAGGAAATAAATAATTAACTACAAGCACTGCACCTATAAAACCAACAGGAAATATAAACTTAGAATTAATATATGGTATTCTAAATTTACCTTTACTTTTAGCCATTTCTTCTTCACTTTGAGGTGACAACATTAATACACCTCCACAAACCAAAACAAATGCAAATAATGTACCTATACTTGTAAAATCTAATACAAGATTTTCATCAGTAAAGAATATAGGCAACCCTACCACAATACCTGTTACTATAGTTGCATAGCTAGGAGTTTTATGTTTTGGGTGAATTGTAGCAAATCTTTTAGGCATTAATCCATCTCTACTCATTGTCATCCAAATGCGTGGCTGTCCCATTTGAAAAACCAACAATACGCTTGTCATAGCTACTACAGCAGCTATTGATACAATGAACAACATCCATTTAATGCCTTTTATAGCAAATATTTCTGCTAAAGGATCTGATACTCCAAGTAGCTCATAAGAAACCATACCTGTTAATATAAGTGCCAAAATGATGTAAACAATTGTACAGGCAATTAAGGAATAAATCATTCCTTTAGGCAAATCTTGTTGCGGATTTTTGCATTCCTCCGCCAATGTTGATACCGCATCAAAACCTATATAGGCATAAAAAACAGCAGATACACCAGCCATAACACCCCCAAAACCTTTTGGCATAAAAGGAGACCAGTTATCTATATCTATATAAAAACAACCTACAATAATTACTAACACGATTACTGCCATTTTAATAATTACCATAGCATTACTAACATTGCGCGATTCTTTTGCACCTCTGTACACCAAATACGTGATTAACACATTAATTAAAACTGCAGGTAAATCAAAAATAATTTTCAAATTACCCAACATAGGCGCGCTATTCCAAGCAGCTAATCCTTCACCCGATTTATTATCAAGAAAGGCAGTATGTGCAGACTGGTAATTAATGGTTAACCAATCTGGTAAATGAATGCCAAACGTTTCTAATAAATTTGTAAAATAACCACTCCAAGAAAAAGCAATGTAAATATTCCCAATAGAATATTCCATAATTAAAGCCCAGCCGATTATCCAGGCAAACAATTCACCAAAAGAAACATACGCATACGTATACGCACTACCTGAAACGGGAACTCGAGACGCAAATTCGGCATAACACATCGCTGTAAAACCACAAGCTATTGCACAAATAATATACAACAACACCACACCTGGACCTCCTTCAAAACAAGCATTTCCAATGGCACTAAACGTACCTCCACCAATAATAGCAGCAATTCCAAATAAAGTTAAATCCCTAACATTCAACACTTTGTTTAACCCAGCATGATCACCATCTCCTCCTTGTTTAAGAATAGTAGCTATTGATTTTTTTCTAAAAATATTCATTGGCATGGCAGTTTATGTATTAGTTCGAAATGAAAAAATTATTTTATTTTGAGACAAGAGCAAATATATAATTTATATCAATATAGATTTAAGATATACTTATTATTTTATCATAATCAAAAACTATTGCAATATAAAAATATATAATAAAAATATATGGATATATGCCTTTTTTTAAGTAAATTTGCATTAGAAAAGTTCCAATATACAAGAGCTTTACACACGAATAGTTCTAACATTAAATAATTAAAAAAATGGCATTAGTAGGAAAAAAATTCCCAAACATTACCGTTGATGCAATCTCTCACATGGGAGATAATTTAAGAATCAACATTTTAGAAGAAGCAACAAAAAACAATAAGAAAGTAGTCTTATTTTGGTATCCAAAGGATTTTACATTTGTTTGTCCAACAGAATTACACGCTTTTCAAGCTGCATTAGGTGAATTTGAAAAAAGAAACACAATAGTTATTGGTGCTTCTTGCGATACTAACGAAGTACATTTTGCTTGGTTAAACACAGCAAAAGACAATGGTGGAATTGAAGGTGTTACTTATCCGTTAGTTGCAGATACAACTAGAAATTTATCTACTGCACTAGGTATTTTAGAAGCTGAAGATGTGTTTAACGAGGAAACAGGAGATTACCTAATTGAAGGTTCAAATGTAACTTACCGTGCAACGTATTTAGTTGATGAAACTGGAGTTATCTTCCACGAAAGTGTAAACCACATGCCTCTTGGAAGAAATGTAAATGAGTATTTAAGATTAATAGATGCTTATACACACGTTCAAACTAAAGGGGAAGTTTGTCCAGCAAACTGGGAAGAAGGAAAAGATGCGATGAAAGCAGACAGAAACAGTACAGCAGCTTATTTAGCTTCTCATTAATAATTTTGTTTCAAGTTTCAGGTTATTCAACTTGAAACTTGAAGCTTTAAACCTTAAATTAAAAAAATGTTCCAAGAAATAGCACAAGATAATTTAGCCGAAGTGGTAGCTTCTAATGAGGTGGTTGTTGTACAATATGCTGCGTCATGGTGTGGAAATTGCCGTATTATGAAACCAAAATTTAAATTATTGGCTTCACAAAATGAAAATATTCCTTTCCTTATAGTAGATGCTGAAAAATTTCCAGAATCTAGAAAACTAGCAAAAGTAGACAACTTACCCACATTTGCTACATTTAAAAATGGCGTATTAGTAAATCAAACACAAACTAACAAGGCTGAAGTATTAGCAGAATTAGTAAACGAAGTTGTATAACTACGGATTAATTTATTCATTTATCACACCTTATTTAAACAAACAAATAATAGCACATATGAAATTACCAGTAATCAAACATTTAACTCAATTCATTGAAGAAAACGATCAGGATTATTTAATAGAAACTATAGAAGTTTTAGAAGCGTTAACTGAAGTTCCATCTTTAAAAGATGAAGAATTAGATGTTATAGGTGAATTAATTTCAAATATGTATGGTGCATTAGAAGTCAACCAACTCATAAAAAATGGTACAGACAAGAAAACAGCGCTAAATGAGTTTATGAAACGCGTACTCGGTTCCATTGATAAAGAATAAAAAATCACGACAAATAGTTAAGGAGCTTTGCTCCTTTTTTTATTTACTTATTTTATTTAATTTTGCCAAAATAATACATACGAAATAGAAATGGGAAGAGCATTTGAATTTAGAAAAGCACGTAAAATGAAACGTTGGTCAGCTATGGCAAAAACGTTTACAAAAATTGGGAAAGACATTGTAATGGCAGTTAAAGAAGGGGGTCCTAGTCCTGAAACAAATGCCAGACTGAGAGCAGTTATTCAAAATGCAAAGGCTGCAAACATGCCTAAAGACAATGTTGAACGTGCTATTAAAAAAGCATCAGATAAAGATACAGCAAACTATAAAGAAGTACTTTTTGAAGGATATGCGCCTCATGGTATAGCTATTTTAATTGAAACAGCTACTGACAATAACAATAGAACAGTTGCAAATATTAGAAGTTATTTCAACAAATGCAATGGAACTTTAGGTACACAAGGTTCTGTAGAATTCATGTTTGATCATACTTGTAATTTTAGAATTCCCGCAGAAGGTCAAGATGTGGAAGAATTAGAATTAGAAATGATTGATTTTGGTGTTGAAGAAATATTTGCAGATGAAGATGGAATTGTAATGTATGCGCCTTTTGAAAGTTTTGGTGCCATTCAAAAAGAATTAGAAAATCGTGGATTAGAAATTTTATCTTCAGGCTTTGATAGAATTCCGCAGGTAACTAAAGA containing:
- the gyrA gene encoding DNA gyrase subunit A, whose protein sequence is MSEGEKLIPINIEDEMKSAYIDYSMSVIVSRALPDVRDGLKPVHRRVLYGMYELGVLSNRSYKKSARIVGEVLGKYHPHGDTSVYDAMVRMAQEWSLRYLMVDGQGNFGSVDGDSPAAMRYTEARMQKISEDMLADIEKETVDFQLNFDDSLQEPKVLPTRVPNLLINGASGIAVGMATNMPPHNLTEVIDGTLAYIDDNEIEIDELIKYVKAPDFPTGGVIYGYEGVKEAFKTGRGRIVMRAKAGFEEVNGRESIIVTEIPYQVNKAEMIKKTADLVNDKRIEGISTIRDESDRNGMRIVYELKRDAVPNVVLNTLYKYTQLQSSFSVNNIALVNGRPQMLNLKDLIHYFVEHRHEVVVRRAQYDLRKAEERAHILEGLIIASDNIDEVIALIRSSKDGDEARTKLIERFKLSELQARAIVEMRLRQLTGLEQDKLRAEYDEIMKLIAHLKELLASKELRMQLIKDELNEIKDKYGDARRSQIEYAGGDVSIEDLIADENVVITISHAGYIKRTSLSEYKTQNRGGVGQKGSATRDQDFLEHLFVATNHQYLLFFTQKGKCFWMRVFEIPEGSKASKGRAIQNLINIEQDDKVKAFICTQDLKDEEYINNHFVIMATKQGQVKKTPLEQYSRPRQNGINAITIREDDELIGAKLTTGNSQVLIAVKSGKLVRFEEEKTRPMGRTASGVRGITLADAKDEVIGMVSVDRDQVNESQILVVTENGYGKRTRVVDEDGEDVYRITNRGGKGVKTLNITEKTGQLISINDVTDEDDLMIINKSGLTIRMKVSDLRVMGRATQGVRLINIKGADSIAAVTKVMREEESDEDIDADYIDGEATDVNFTPDTDSEVQE
- a CDS encoding ATP-dependent Clp protease ATP-binding subunit, whose amino-acid sequence is MEDNFSPRVKDVIYYSKEEALRLGHDFIGTEHLILGLLRDGNGSAIDILNALQINFEVLRKKVELLSPANPSADLSNDKKNLHLTRQAERALKYTFLEAKLFNTTSISTALLLLCVLKNDNDPTTKLLNKLKINYENVKEVYVNMNESEDILKNTPRAESYDDSGEENFKDSGMGSAASGSNTKTNKKSKTPVLDNFGRDLTELAEEGKLDPVVGREKEIERVSQILSRRKKNNPLLIGEPGVGKSAIAEGLALMIIKKKVSRILFNKRVVTLDLASLVAGTKYRGQFEERMKAVMNELEKNDDIILFIDEIHTIVGAGGATGSLDASNMFKPALARGEIQCIGATTLDEYRQYIEKDGALERRFQKVIVEPTTVDETIIILNNIKGKYEDHHNVIFTPEAIEACVKLTNRYMTDRFLPDKAIDALDEAGSRVHITNIEVPKQILELEKQLEEVKELKNNVVKKQKFEEAAKLRDDEKKIEKDLAIAQEKWEEDSKNNRVVVTEDNVADVVSMMTGIPVNRIAQTESNKLAKLPELIKGKVIGQDEAVQKIAKSIQRNRAGLKDPNKPIGSFIFLGSTGVGKTQLAKVLAKELFDSEEALVRIDMSEYMEKFAISRLVGAPPGYVGYEEGGQLTEKIRRKPYCVVLLDEIEKAHPDVFNMLLQVLDDGHLTDSLGRKIDFRNTIIIMTSNIGARQLKDFGQGVGFGTAAKVAQTEEHNKSVIENALKKAFAPEFLNRIDDVIVFNALEKHDIDKIIDIEMAKLTARIKELGYVLKLSEKAKDFIAEKGFDKQFGARPLKRAIQKYVEDALAEEIITSKIHEGDIIFMDLDEVSQELIIKIEKTEKPAN
- a CDS encoding amino acid permease yields the protein MPMNIFRKKSIATILKQGGDGDHAGLNKVLNVRDLTLFGIAAIIGGGTFSAIGNACFEGGPGVVLLYIICAIACGFTAMCYAEFASRVPVSGSAYTYAYVSFGELFAWIIGWALIMEYSIGNIYIAFSWSGYFTNLLETFGIHLPDWLTINYQSAHTAFLDNKSGEGLAAWNSAPMLGNLKIIFDLPAVLINVLITYLVYRGAKESRNVSNAMVIIKMAVIVLVIIVGCFYIDIDNWSPFMPKGFGGVMAGVSAVFYAYIGFDAVSTLAEECKNPQQDLPKGMIYSLIACTIVYIILALILTGMVSYELLGVSDPLAEIFAIKGIKWMLFIVSIAAVVAMTSVLLVFQMGQPRIWMTMSRDGLMPKRFATIHPKHKTPSYATIVTGIVVGLPIFFTDENLVLDFTSIGTLFAFVLVCGGVLMLSPQSEEEMAKSKGKFRIPYINSKFIFPVGFIGAVLVVNYLFPTYFIDILDFSKDKIATNLPLLIFYVVCVIMSVLAFTKNFSLIPLLGLISCSYLLTGMTISNWLWFSGWLVIGLVVYFSYGYKNSKLNQS
- a CDS encoding peroxiredoxin — encoded protein: MALVGKKFPNITVDAISHMGDNLRINILEEATKNNKKVVLFWYPKDFTFVCPTELHAFQAALGEFEKRNTIVIGASCDTNEVHFAWLNTAKDNGGIEGVTYPLVADTTRNLSTALGILEAEDVFNEETGDYLIEGSNVTYRATYLVDETGVIFHESVNHMPLGRNVNEYLRLIDAYTHVQTKGEVCPANWEEGKDAMKADRNSTAAYLASH
- a CDS encoding thioredoxin family protein codes for the protein MFQEIAQDNLAEVVASNEVVVVQYAASWCGNCRIMKPKFKLLASQNENIPFLIVDAEKFPESRKLAKVDNLPTFATFKNGVLVNQTQTNKAEVLAELVNEVV
- a CDS encoding DUF6952 family protein, coding for MKLPVIKHLTQFIEENDQDYLIETIEVLEALTEVPSLKDEELDVIGELISNMYGALEVNQLIKNGTDKKTALNEFMKRVLGSIDKE
- a CDS encoding YebC/PmpR family DNA-binding transcriptional regulator, giving the protein MGRAFEFRKARKMKRWSAMAKTFTKIGKDIVMAVKEGGPSPETNARLRAVIQNAKAANMPKDNVERAIKKASDKDTANYKEVLFEGYAPHGIAILIETATDNNNRTVANIRSYFNKCNGTLGTQGSVEFMFDHTCNFRIPAEGQDVEELELEMIDFGVEEIFADEDGIVMYAPFESFGAIQKELENRGLEILSSGFDRIPQVTKELTAEQIADVEKLLEKIEEDDDVMNVFHTMAE